In the genome of Streptomyces pactum, one region contains:
- the dxs gene encoding 1-deoxy-D-xylulose-5-phosphate synthase encodes MLLTRIRGPRDLDRLTPGQLDQLAAEIRTFLVEAVSKTGGHLGPNLGVVELTIALHRVFHSPKDKVLFDTGHQCYVHKLLTGRQDFTDLKGKGGLSGYPSRAESEHDVIENSHASTVLGWAEGIAKANELLGRRDHHVAAVIGDGALTGGMAWEALNNIAAAKDRPLVIVVNDNERSYAPTIGGLANHLATLRTTDGYERFLARGKDILERTPVVGKPLYETLHGAKKGLKDFIAPQGMFEDLGLKYVGPIDGHDIEALESALQRAKRFNGPVIVHCLTEKGRGYQPALADEADRFHAVGKIHPDTGLPIAAAGADWTSVFGEEMVKLGEEREDIVAITAAMLQPVGLEKFAKRFPDRVYDVGIAEQHAAVSAAGLATGGLHPVVAVYATFLNRAFDQVLMDVALHRCGVTFVLDRAGITGTDGASHNGMWDMSILQVVPGLRIAAPRDADQVRAQLREAVLVKDAPTVVRYSKGAVGPAVRAVGRVGGMDVLRQAGPARGSAAADRTPAADVLLVSVGALAPMCLEIADLLDKQGISTTVVDPRWVKPVDEALPGLAARHRMVVTVEDNSRVGGVGSAIAQAMRDAGVDVPLRDFGIPPRFLDHASRKEVMAEIGLTAPDIARQVTGMVSRLDGRYDNPAAAAEPAEAARD; translated from the coding sequence GTGCTGCTGACCCGCATCAGGGGACCGCGCGATCTGGACCGGCTCACCCCCGGACAGCTGGACCAGCTGGCGGCGGAGATCCGTACCTTCCTCGTCGAAGCCGTGTCGAAGACCGGCGGGCACCTCGGACCCAACCTCGGCGTGGTCGAGCTGACCATCGCGCTGCACCGCGTCTTCCACAGCCCCAAGGACAAGGTGCTCTTCGACACCGGGCACCAGTGCTACGTGCACAAGCTGCTCACCGGGCGCCAGGACTTCACCGACCTCAAGGGCAAGGGCGGCCTGTCCGGCTACCCCTCGCGCGCCGAGTCCGAGCACGACGTCATCGAGAACAGCCACGCCTCCACCGTGCTGGGCTGGGCCGAGGGCATCGCCAAGGCCAACGAGCTGCTCGGCCGGCGCGACCACCACGTCGCCGCGGTCATCGGCGACGGCGCGCTCACCGGCGGCATGGCCTGGGAGGCGCTGAACAACATCGCCGCCGCCAAGGACCGCCCGCTGGTCATCGTCGTCAACGACAACGAACGCTCCTACGCGCCGACCATCGGCGGCCTCGCCAACCACCTCGCCACGCTGCGCACCACCGACGGCTACGAGCGCTTCCTCGCCCGGGGCAAGGACATCCTGGAGCGCACCCCGGTGGTCGGCAAGCCGCTGTACGAGACGCTGCACGGCGCCAAGAAGGGGCTGAAGGACTTCATCGCCCCGCAGGGCATGTTCGAGGACCTGGGCCTGAAGTACGTCGGTCCGATCGACGGCCACGACATCGAGGCGCTGGAGTCGGCCCTGCAGCGCGCCAAGCGCTTCAACGGCCCGGTCATCGTGCACTGCCTCACCGAGAAGGGCCGCGGCTACCAGCCGGCCCTCGCCGACGAGGCGGACCGCTTCCACGCCGTGGGCAAGATCCACCCCGACACCGGGCTGCCGATCGCCGCCGCCGGCGCCGACTGGACCTCGGTCTTCGGCGAGGAGATGGTCAAGCTCGGCGAGGAGCGCGAGGACATCGTGGCGATCACCGCGGCGATGCTCCAGCCGGTGGGCCTGGAGAAGTTCGCCAAGCGGTTCCCGGACCGGGTCTACGACGTGGGCATCGCCGAGCAGCACGCCGCGGTCTCCGCGGCCGGCCTGGCCACCGGCGGCCTGCACCCGGTGGTCGCCGTCTACGCCACCTTCCTCAACCGCGCCTTCGACCAGGTGCTGATGGACGTGGCGCTGCACCGGTGCGGCGTGACGTTCGTGCTGGACCGGGCCGGGATCACCGGCACCGACGGCGCCTCGCACAACGGCATGTGGGACATGTCGATCCTCCAGGTGGTCCCCGGGCTGCGGATCGCCGCGCCGCGCGACGCGGACCAGGTCCGCGCCCAGCTGCGGGAGGCGGTGCTGGTGAAGGACGCGCCCACGGTGGTGCGCTACTCCAAGGGCGCGGTGGGGCCCGCGGTGCGCGCGGTGGGCCGGGTCGGCGGCATGGACGTGCTGCGTCAGGCCGGTCCCGCCCGGGGCTCGGCCGCCGCGGACCGGACCCCGGCGGCGGACGTGCTGCTGGTGTCGGTCGGCGCGCTGGCACCCATGTGCCTGGAGATCGCCGACCTCCTCGACAAGCAGGGCATCTCCACCACCGTGGTGGACCCCCGCTGGGTCAAGCCGGTGGACGAGGCGCTGCCGGGCCTCGCCGCCCGCCACCGCATGGTGGTCACCGTGGAGGACAACAGCCGGGTGGGCGGGGTCGGCTCGGCGATCGCCCAGGCGATGCGCGACGCCGGCGTGGACGTACCGCTGCGTGACTTCGGCATCCCGCCGCGCTTCCTGGACCACGCCTCCCGCAAGGAGGTGATGGCCGAGATCGGGCTCACCGCGCCGGACATCGCCCGCCAGGTCACCGGCATGGTCTCCCGCCTGGACGGCCGCTACGACAACCCGGCCGCCGCCGCGGAGCCGGCCGAGGCCGCCCGCGACTGA
- a CDS encoding sugar ABC transporter permease — translation MTTNLDKRDAAGDTPPAAVTAVDPRLLLREEGMRGYLREFGRKLRSGELGSLPVVVGLIVIGAVFQWKDDAFLSPKNISDLSILIVGTGLIAVGIVFVLVLGEIDLSVGSLSGLSAAIVAVLSVREGVPEGLAVLIALATGAALGALHGFFFAKIGVPAFVVTLAGLLAWEGLKQQVLGTTGTIGLDEDGLIADLTGHYFTRIAAAYGAAGIVVAAFLAAQFLDARRRRAAGIPYRPMAEILVRTAVLAALLFTAAWRLNEYMGLPLALVIFAVVLVVLDFVLRRTSYGRKVFAVGGNVEAARRAGVNVDLVRISVFALSGLMAASGGLIIASRITSASQTAGTGTLLMEAIAAAVIGGTSLFGGRGSVWSALLGMLVIGSIASGMALLGIAPSVQNMITGGVLLAAVVIDSVSRRTQRSAGRA, via the coding sequence GTGACCACCAACCTCGACAAGCGCGACGCCGCCGGCGACACCCCGCCCGCCGCCGTGACCGCCGTCGACCCGCGGCTGCTGCTCCGGGAGGAGGGCATGCGCGGCTACCTGCGCGAGTTCGGCCGGAAGCTGCGCAGCGGCGAACTCGGCTCGCTGCCGGTCGTCGTCGGCCTGATCGTCATCGGCGCGGTGTTCCAGTGGAAGGACGACGCCTTCCTCTCCCCGAAGAACATCTCCGACCTGTCCATCCTCATCGTGGGCACCGGGCTGATCGCCGTCGGCATCGTCTTCGTGCTGGTGCTCGGCGAGATCGACCTGTCGGTGGGCTCGCTGAGCGGGCTGTCCGCCGCCATCGTGGCCGTCCTCAGCGTGCGGGAGGGCGTGCCCGAAGGGCTGGCGGTGCTCATCGCGCTGGCCACCGGCGCGGCCCTCGGCGCGCTGCACGGCTTCTTCTTCGCCAAGATCGGGGTGCCCGCCTTCGTGGTCACCCTGGCCGGTCTGCTCGCCTGGGAGGGCCTCAAGCAGCAGGTGCTGGGCACCACCGGCACCATCGGCCTGGACGAGGACGGGCTGATCGCCGACCTCACCGGCCACTACTTCACCCGGATCGCCGCCGCCTACGGGGCCGCCGGGATCGTGGTGGCGGCCTTCCTCGCCGCCCAGTTCCTGGACGCCCGCCGCCGCAGGGCCGCCGGCATCCCGTACCGGCCGATGGCCGAGATCCTGGTGCGCACCGCCGTCCTGGCCGCCCTGCTGTTCACCGCGGCCTGGCGGCTCAACGAGTACATGGGCCTGCCGCTCGCCCTGGTGATCTTCGCGGTGGTGCTGGTGGTCCTCGACTTCGTGCTGCGCCGCACCTCCTACGGCAGGAAGGTCTTCGCCGTGGGCGGCAACGTGGAGGCCGCCCGGCGGGCCGGCGTCAACGTGGACCTGGTCCGCATCTCGGTCTTCGCGCTCTCCGGGCTGATGGCCGCGAGCGGCGGCCTGATCATCGCCTCCCGGATCACCTCCGCCAGCCAGACCGCCGGCACCGGGACCCTGCTGATGGAGGCGATCGCCGCCGCGGTCATCGGCGGCACCAGCCTCTTCGGCGGGCGCGGCAGCGTCTGGTCGGCGCTGCTGGGCATGCTGGTGATCGGCTCCATCGCCTCGGGGATGGCGCTGCTGGGCATCGCCCCGTCGGTGCAGAACATGATCACCGGTGGGGTGCTGCTCGCCGCCGTGGTGATCGACTCCGTCTCCCGCAGAACCCAGCGCTCGGCCGGCCGGGCCTGA
- a CDS encoding ROK family transcriptional regulator, whose product METPGSQSSLHRANLERVVRAVRMAGSLTQAEIARSTGLSAATVSNIVRELKDSGTVEVTPTSAGGRRARSVSLSGDAGIVVGVDFGHTHLRVAVGNLAHQVLAEEAEPLDVDASAAQGLDRAERLVGRLIEATGIDRGKVIGVGLGVPGPIDVETGALGSTAILPGWAGTNPREELAARLEVPVHVDNDANLGALGELVWGAGRGVADLAYIKVASGVGAGLVISGRIYRGPGGTAGEIGHITLDESGPVCRCGNRGCLETFTAARYVLPLLHSSHGPDLTVERMVQLAREGDPGCRRVVADVGRHIGSGVANLCNLLNPSRVVLGGHLAEAGDLVIDPIRESVSRYAIPSAARRLSVLPGALGGRAEVLGALALVLSEMGDSTLLDGSAGARGPAVTGAAS is encoded by the coding sequence GTGGAGACTCCGGGGTCGCAGTCGTCGCTGCACCGGGCCAACCTGGAACGGGTCGTACGGGCGGTGCGGATGGCCGGGTCGCTGACCCAGGCCGAGATCGCCCGGAGCACCGGGCTGTCCGCCGCCACGGTCTCCAACATCGTCCGGGAGCTCAAGGACAGCGGCACGGTGGAGGTCACCCCCACCTCGGCCGGTGGCCGCCGGGCCCGCAGCGTCTCGCTCAGCGGGGACGCGGGCATCGTGGTGGGCGTGGACTTCGGCCACACCCACCTGCGGGTGGCGGTCGGCAACCTGGCCCACCAGGTGCTCGCCGAGGAGGCCGAGCCGCTGGACGTGGACGCCTCCGCCGCGCAGGGCCTGGACCGGGCCGAGCGCCTGGTCGGCCGGCTGATCGAGGCCACCGGCATCGACCGCGGGAAGGTCATCGGGGTGGGGCTCGGCGTGCCCGGCCCGATCGACGTGGAGACCGGGGCACTGGGATCCACCGCGATCCTGCCGGGCTGGGCGGGCACCAACCCCCGGGAGGAGCTGGCGGCCCGGCTGGAGGTGCCGGTGCACGTGGACAACGACGCCAACCTCGGCGCGCTCGGCGAGCTGGTGTGGGGCGCCGGGCGCGGGGTCGCGGACCTGGCGTACATCAAGGTCGCCAGCGGGGTGGGCGCCGGGCTGGTGATCAGCGGGCGGATCTACCGGGGGCCGGGCGGCACGGCCGGCGAGATCGGCCACATCACGCTCGACGAGTCCGGCCCGGTGTGCCGCTGCGGCAACCGGGGCTGCCTGGAGACCTTCACCGCCGCCCGGTACGTGCTGCCGCTGCTGCACTCCAGCCACGGGCCGGACCTGACGGTGGAGCGCATGGTGCAGCTGGCCCGGGAGGGCGACCCGGGGTGCCGCCGGGTCGTCGCGGACGTGGGCCGGCACATCGGCAGCGGCGTCGCCAACCTGTGCAACCTGCTCAACCCCAGCCGGGTGGTGCTCGGCGGCCACCTCGCCGAGGCCGGCGACCTGGTGATCGACCCCATCCGGGAGTCGGTGTCCCGCTACGCCATCCCCAGCGCCGCCCGCCGGCTGTCGGTGCTGCCCGGGGCGCTGGGCGGCCGGGCGGAGGTGCTGGGCGCGCTCGCCCTGGTGCTCAGCGAGATGGGGGACTCCACCCTCCTGGACGGCTCGGCGGGCGCCCGCGGCCCGGCCGTCACCGGAGCCGCCTCCTGA
- a CDS encoding 3-hydroxyacyl-CoA dehydrogenase NAD-binding domain-containing protein: MTSTAELLKGAAELFPDEVVTQAHVRHLDLPGGAGRFALITLDNGLDHTKPTTFGPQSLANLDGALDQVEREAAAGEIVGVGLTGKPFIFAVGADLKGVELLGRREDALAIGKGGHDVFKRLSSLAVPTFAYYNGAAMGGGVEVGLHCAYRTVSASLPAFSLPEVFLGLVPGWGGCTLLPNLIGADRAVKVVIENALNQNRQLKGVQVHELGIADAIFEGADFLEQSLIWTASVLKGEIEVARPEVDRGEAWDRAVEAGRAFADSKVHGAAPAAYRALDIIAAAKNGDLRQGFDAEDQALADLIMGGELRSGIYAFNLVQKRGKRPAGAPDKSLARPVTKVGVVGAGLMASQLALLFARRLEVPVVLTDIDQERVDKGVGYVHGEIDKLLLKGRINQDRANRLKAAVTGSLDKAAAFGDADFVIEAVFEEMGVKQKVFAEVEAVVPEHAVLATNTSSLSVTEMASKLKHPERVVGFHFFNPVAVLPLLEIVRGERTDDASLATAFAVARKLKKTGVLVKDAPAFVVNRILTRFMGEIQNVIDEGTPVEVAERAVEPLGLPMSPLVLLELVGPAIGLHVSETLHGAFPDRFTVSPNLKAVVEAGKRGFYVYDSGKPELDPEVAALLKQGDVQLTEEQVRARVLDAVAQEIGLMLDEGVVAEAQDIDLCLITGAGWPFHLGGITPYLDREGVSERVNGKRFLAPGVASVPA; encoded by the coding sequence GTGACATCCACCGCCGAGCTTCTCAAGGGCGCCGCCGAGCTGTTCCCGGACGAGGTCGTCACCCAGGCGCACGTCCGCCACCTCGACCTGCCGGGCGGCGCGGGCCGCTTCGCGCTCATCACGCTCGACAACGGCCTGGACCACACCAAGCCGACCACCTTCGGCCCGCAGTCGCTGGCCAACCTGGACGGCGCGCTGGACCAGGTGGAGCGGGAGGCCGCGGCCGGCGAGATCGTCGGCGTGGGCCTCACCGGCAAGCCGTTCATCTTCGCCGTCGGCGCCGACCTCAAGGGCGTGGAGCTGCTCGGGCGCCGCGAGGACGCGCTGGCCATCGGCAAGGGCGGCCACGACGTGTTCAAGCGGCTGTCGTCGCTGGCCGTGCCGACCTTCGCCTACTACAACGGCGCGGCGATGGGCGGCGGTGTCGAGGTCGGTCTGCACTGCGCCTACCGCACCGTCTCCGCCTCGCTGCCGGCGTTCTCGCTGCCCGAGGTCTTCCTCGGCCTGGTGCCCGGCTGGGGCGGCTGCACCCTGCTGCCGAACCTGATCGGCGCGGACCGCGCGGTCAAGGTCGTCATCGAGAACGCCCTCAACCAGAACCGTCAGCTCAAGGGCGTCCAGGTGCACGAGCTGGGGATCGCGGACGCGATCTTCGAGGGCGCCGACTTCCTGGAGCAGTCGCTGATCTGGACCGCCTCCGTCCTCAAGGGCGAGATCGAGGTGGCCCGGCCGGAGGTGGACCGCGGCGAGGCGTGGGACCGGGCGGTCGAGGCCGGCCGGGCGTTCGCCGACTCCAAGGTGCACGGCGCGGCCCCGGCCGCGTACCGGGCGCTGGACATCATCGCGGCGGCGAAGAACGGCGACCTGCGGCAGGGCTTCGACGCCGAGGACCAGGCCCTGGCTGACCTGATCATGGGCGGCGAGCTGCGCAGCGGCATCTACGCGTTCAACCTGGTGCAGAAGCGCGGCAAGCGCCCGGCCGGCGCGCCGGACAAGTCGCTCGCCCGCCCGGTGACCAAGGTCGGCGTGGTCGGCGCGGGCCTGATGGCCTCCCAGCTGGCGCTGCTGTTCGCCCGCCGCCTGGAGGTGCCGGTCGTGCTGACCGACATCGACCAGGAGCGCGTGGACAAGGGCGTCGGGTACGTCCACGGCGAGATCGACAAGCTGCTGCTCAAGGGCCGGATCAACCAGGACAGGGCGAACCGCCTCAAGGCGGCCGTCACCGGCTCGCTGGACAAGGCCGCCGCCTTCGGGGACGCGGACTTCGTCATCGAGGCCGTGTTCGAGGAGATGGGCGTCAAGCAGAAGGTGTTCGCCGAGGTCGAGGCGGTCGTGCCGGAGCACGCCGTCCTCGCCACCAACACCTCCTCGCTGTCGGTCACCGAGATGGCGTCGAAGCTCAAGCACCCCGAGCGGGTCGTGGGCTTCCACTTCTTCAACCCGGTCGCGGTGCTGCCGCTGCTGGAGATCGTGCGCGGCGAGCGGACCGACGACGCCTCGCTGGCCACCGCCTTCGCGGTCGCCAGGAAGCTGAAGAAGACCGGTGTGCTGGTCAAGGACGCCCCGGCGTTCGTGGTCAACCGCATCCTCACCCGCTTCATGGGCGAGATCCAGAACGTCATCGACGAGGGCACCCCGGTGGAGGTCGCGGAGCGGGCCGTGGAGCCGCTCGGCCTGCCGATGTCCCCGCTGGTGCTGCTGGAGCTGGTCGGCCCGGCGATCGGCCTGCACGTCTCCGAGACGCTGCACGGCGCCTTCCCGGACCGCTTCACGGTCTCGCCGAACCTCAAGGCAGTCGTGGAGGCGGGCAAGCGCGGCTTCTACGTCTACGACTCCGGCAAGCCGGAGCTGGACCCGGAGGTCGCCGCGCTGCTGAAGCAGGGCGACGTGCAGCTGACCGAGGAGCAGGTGCGCGCCCGGGTGCTGGACGCCGTCGCCCAGGAGATCGGCCTGATGCTGGACGAGGGCGTGGTGGCCGAGGCGCAGGACATCGACCTGTGCCTGATCACCGGTGCCGGCTGGCCCTTCCACCTGGGCGGCATCACGCCGTACCTGGACCGTGAGGGTGTCTCCGAGCGGGTGAACGGCAAGCGCTTCCTCGCCCCGGGCGTGGCCAGCGTCCCGGCGTGA
- a CDS encoding DUF1330 domain-containing protein, with product MPAYVIVDADVLDEATALEYHAVAEPSIRHHGGRYLVAGPTPEAVEGTWESSRVTVIEFPDMEAIRRWYDSPEYTRAREIRRSAVRLRMLFAEGVPG from the coding sequence GTGCCCGCATATGTGATCGTCGACGCCGATGTGCTCGACGAGGCCACCGCCCTGGAGTACCACGCGGTGGCGGAGCCGTCGATCCGCCACCACGGCGGCCGGTACCTGGTCGCCGGCCCCACCCCGGAGGCGGTGGAGGGCACCTGGGAGTCCTCCCGGGTGACCGTCATCGAGTTCCCCGACATGGAGGCGATCCGCCGCTGGTACGACTCCCCCGAGTACACCCGCGCCCGGGAGATCCGGAGGTCCGCGGTGCGGCTGCGCATGCTCTTCGCGGAGGGCGTGCCCGGGTAG
- a CDS encoding substrate-binding domain-containing protein: MRTTMRRVATAATAVAMTAALAACGYAKEAGAQREAKKKRTGPLTIGLLLPEDQTARYENFDRPLIVKHVKRLCEGCEVVYNNAKSDTSAQQQQVDSMITKKVDVIILDAVDSEAIAGSVRKADKAGIPVVAYDRLAEGPVSAYTSFDNEEVGRVQARSLLKALGDKAGQGKIVMLNGWEADPNAALFKKGALSVLKGKVEIGKSYDVDRWLADKANESMNGAISSLGREEIIGVYAANDGMAGGAISALRSGGFDPLPPVTGQDAELAGVRRVIAGDQYMSVYKPYEPEAKAAAEMAVALGRGRPVDAGTTVDSPTTQDIPSTLITPIALTKDNVAETVVRDGLWKTGQICTAKYAKACRAAGLT; the protein is encoded by the coding sequence ATGCGCACAACGATGCGTCGGGTCGCCACCGCGGCCACCGCGGTCGCCATGACGGCGGCCCTCGCCGCCTGCGGCTACGCGAAGGAAGCCGGTGCCCAGAGAGAGGCGAAGAAGAAGAGGACCGGGCCGCTCACCATCGGGCTGCTGTTACCCGAGGACCAGACCGCGCGGTACGAGAACTTCGACCGGCCCCTGATCGTCAAGCACGTCAAGCGGCTCTGTGAGGGCTGCGAGGTCGTGTACAACAACGCCAAGTCCGACACCTCCGCCCAGCAGCAGCAGGTCGATTCGATGATCACCAAGAAGGTGGACGTGATCATCCTGGACGCGGTGGACTCCGAGGCCATCGCCGGCTCGGTGCGGAAGGCCGACAAGGCCGGTATCCCGGTGGTCGCCTACGACCGCCTCGCCGAGGGCCCGGTCTCCGCCTACACCTCCTTCGACAACGAGGAGGTCGGCCGGGTCCAGGCCCGGTCGCTGCTGAAGGCGCTGGGCGACAAGGCCGGCCAGGGCAAGATCGTCATGCTCAACGGCTGGGAGGCCGACCCCAACGCCGCCCTGTTCAAGAAGGGCGCGCTCTCCGTCCTCAAGGGCAAGGTCGAGATCGGCAAGAGCTACGACGTGGACCGCTGGCTGGCGGACAAGGCCAACGAGAGCATGAACGGCGCCATCTCCTCCCTGGGCAGGGAGGAGATCATCGGCGTCTACGCGGCCAACGACGGGATGGCCGGCGGTGCCATCAGCGCCCTGCGGAGCGGCGGCTTCGACCCGCTGCCACCGGTCACCGGGCAGGACGCCGAACTCGCCGGGGTGCGCCGGGTGATCGCCGGCGACCAGTACATGAGCGTCTACAAGCCCTACGAGCCGGAGGCGAAGGCCGCCGCCGAGATGGCCGTGGCGCTCGGCCGCGGCCGGCCGGTGGACGCCGGGACGACCGTGGACAGCCCCACCACCCAGGACATCCCCAGCACCCTGATCACCCCGATCGCGCTCACCAAGGACAACGTCGCGGAGACCGTCGTCCGGGACGGGCTGTGGAAGACCGGCCAGATCTGCACCGCCAAGTACGCGAAGGCCTGCCGGGCGGCCGGTCTCACATGA
- a CDS encoding amino acid permease, which produces MSSQEPRVRRSGNYFRTKSIEQSIEDTEEPEHALSRSLSALDLTVFGVGVIIGTGIFVLTGTVAKNQAGPATALAFVAAGVVCALAALCYAEFASTVPVAGSAYTFAYASIGELPAWIIGWDLILEFALGTAVVAVGWSGYVRSLLDNAGWNLPDALQGPDVADGVGFDLLAFLLVLLLTGILVLGMKLSARITSLVVAVKVTVVLIVIIAGAFFIKADNYRPFIPDARGQESASGLDAPLIQLIFGYEPTNFGVQGIFTAAAVVFFAFIGFDVVATAAEETRNPQKDMPRGILGSLFICTTLYVAVSLVVTGMQHYTELTVDAPLADAFKATGHPWYAGLISFGAAVGLTTVCMILLLGQTRVFFAMSRDGLLPRFFSRVHPRFATPYRSTVLLGVIIAVVAGFTSISELAELVNIGTLFAFVVVAIGVLVLRRTRPDLPRAFRTPWVPVLPVASVAASVWLMLNLPSETWVRFGAWMVIGVVLYFLYGRKHSRMSPTTDRPAPPGPPVAR; this is translated from the coding sequence GTGAGCAGTCAGGAACCGAGGGTGCGCAGGTCCGGGAACTACTTCCGGACCAAGTCGATCGAACAGTCCATCGAGGACACCGAGGAACCCGAACACGCGCTGAGCCGCTCGCTGTCCGCCCTGGACCTCACCGTCTTCGGCGTGGGCGTCATCATCGGCACCGGCATCTTCGTCCTCACCGGCACGGTGGCCAAGAACCAGGCAGGCCCGGCGACCGCACTGGCGTTCGTGGCCGCAGGCGTGGTCTGCGCCCTGGCCGCCCTGTGCTACGCCGAGTTCGCCTCCACGGTGCCGGTGGCCGGCTCCGCCTACACCTTCGCCTACGCCTCGATCGGCGAACTGCCGGCCTGGATCATCGGCTGGGACCTCATCCTGGAGTTCGCGCTGGGCACCGCGGTGGTCGCGGTGGGCTGGTCGGGTTACGTGCGCTCACTGCTGGACAACGCCGGGTGGAACCTGCCCGACGCCCTGCAGGGCCCGGACGTGGCCGACGGGGTCGGCTTCGACCTGCTCGCCTTCCTGCTGGTGCTGCTGCTCACCGGCATCCTGGTGCTGGGCATGAAGCTGTCCGCCCGGATCACCTCGCTGGTGGTCGCGGTCAAGGTGACCGTGGTGCTGATCGTCATCATCGCCGGCGCCTTCTTCATCAAGGCGGACAACTACCGCCCCTTCATCCCCGACGCCCGGGGGCAGGAGTCGGCCTCCGGCCTCGACGCGCCGCTGATCCAGCTGATCTTCGGCTACGAGCCCACCAACTTCGGCGTCCAGGGCATCTTCACCGCCGCGGCCGTGGTCTTCTTCGCCTTCATCGGCTTCGACGTGGTGGCCACCGCGGCCGAGGAGACCCGGAACCCGCAGAAGGACATGCCGCGCGGCATCCTCGGCTCGCTGTTCATCTGCACCACGCTCTACGTCGCGGTCTCCCTGGTGGTCACCGGCATGCAGCACTACACCGAGCTGACCGTGGACGCGCCGCTGGCGGACGCCTTCAAGGCGACCGGACACCCCTGGTACGCGGGCCTGATCAGCTTCGGCGCGGCCGTCGGCCTCACCACCGTCTGCATGATCCTGCTGCTGGGCCAGACCCGGGTGTTCTTCGCCATGAGCCGGGACGGGCTGCTGCCCCGGTTCTTCTCCCGGGTCCACCCGCGCTTCGCCACGCCCTACCGGTCCACCGTGCTGCTCGGGGTGATCATCGCCGTCGTGGCGGGCTTCACCAGCATCTCCGAGCTGGCCGAGCTGGTGAACATCGGCACCCTCTTCGCCTTCGTGGTGGTGGCCATCGGCGTACTGGTCCTCCGCCGCACCCGCCCCGACCTGCCCCGTGCCTTCCGCACCCCGTGGGTGCCGGTGCTGCCGGTCGCCTCGGTCGCCGCCTCGGTGTGGCTGATGCTCAACCTGCCCTCCGAGACCTGGGTGCGGTTCGGCGCCTGGATGGTCATCGGGGTGGTGCTGTACTTCCTGTACGGCCGTAAGCACAGCCGGATGAGCCCCACCACCGACCGCCCGGCGCCGCCCGGCCCGCCGGTGGCCCGCTGA
- a CDS encoding ATP-binding cassette domain-containing protein yields the protein MAIVPNEPVLALRGISKRFGAVQALTDVHLEVHAGEVVALVGDNGAGKSTLVKTIAGAGPADGGVMEWCGRAVQVARPHDAQALGIATVYQDLALCDNLDVVANLFLGREIRRAGVLDEVEMERRSRELLDTLSIRIPSVRIPVAALSGGQRQTVAIARSMLGEPRLVILDEPTAALGVEQTAQVLDLVERLRDRGMAVILISHNMADVKAVADTVAVLRLGRNNGTFPVATTSQEEIISAITGATDNAVTRRRARRDGAADGGPSTRSDRAEAGQ from the coding sequence ATGGCCATCGTGCCGAACGAACCCGTACTGGCTCTACGCGGGATCTCCAAGCGGTTCGGCGCCGTCCAGGCGCTGACCGACGTCCACCTGGAGGTCCACGCCGGCGAGGTCGTCGCCCTCGTCGGCGACAACGGCGCCGGCAAGTCCACCCTCGTCAAGACCATCGCCGGCGCCGGCCCCGCCGACGGCGGCGTGATGGAGTGGTGCGGCCGGGCGGTGCAGGTCGCCCGCCCGCACGACGCCCAGGCGCTGGGCATCGCCACCGTCTACCAGGACCTCGCGCTCTGCGACAACCTCGACGTGGTCGCCAACCTCTTCCTGGGCCGGGAGATCCGGCGCGCCGGGGTGCTCGACGAGGTCGAGATGGAGCGCCGCTCCCGGGAACTGCTCGACACCCTGTCGATCCGCATCCCCTCCGTCCGCATCCCGGTCGCCGCGCTCTCCGGCGGGCAGCGCCAGACCGTGGCCATCGCCCGCTCGATGCTCGGCGAACCGCGCCTGGTGATCCTCGACGAGCCCACCGCCGCCCTCGGCGTGGAGCAGACCGCGCAGGTCCTGGACCTCGTCGAGCGGCTGCGCGACCGCGGCATGGCGGTCATCCTGATTAGCCACAACATGGCCGACGTCAAGGCGGTCGCGGACACCGTCGCGGTGCTGCGCCTGGGACGCAACAACGGCACCTTCCCGGTCGCCACCACCTCCCAGGAAGAGATCATCTCCGCCATCACCGGAGCCACCGACAACGCTGTCACCCGCCGCCGGGCCCGCCGCGACGGCGCCGCCGACGGCGGGCCCAGCACCCGAAGCGACCGCGCGGAGGCCGGCCAGTGA